From the genome of Pirellulaceae bacterium, one region includes:
- a CDS encoding FMN-binding glutamate synthase family protein, translating to MRFVPFAIAVLFTAISAALGVLIHPVFFVGLLLFVPLTLIGVWDVTQVKHSITRNYPIAAHFRFIFEGIRPEIRQYFVESDIDGRPFNRDQRSLVYERAKNIAGIKPFGTELDVYSNEYDWLNHSMAPEQKSEEFFRTHVGGPDCKHPYSCSLLNVSAMSFGAISPNAIMALNQGAKKGNFYHCTGEGGLSPYHLRYGGDLVWQIGTGYFGCRDNQGRFDPDLFADQSQEEAVKMIEIKISQGAKPGHGGVLPAAKITPEISKTRKVPMGQDCISPPSHSVFRTPRGLCEYVAQLRELSHGKPIGFKLCLGHPAEFLSVCKAMIDTGILPDFITVDGGEGGTGAAPIEFSDSMGVPLRGGLMFVHNALVGTRLRDQIRIAASGKVTSAFGIARNLAIGADWCNAARGFMMAVGCIQAQTCHTNMCPVGVATQDPSRERALHVPDKSERTFHFHQQTMETLSEIVAAAGLKHANQLRPHHVCLRTSQTQSLSYDEAFHFLEPGALLDGTSEHPLIERHWQLASADSFQPIHN from the coding sequence ATGCGATTTGTTCCTTTTGCTATTGCTGTCCTCTTCACCGCGATCTCTGCCGCACTGGGGGTTTTAATCCACCCCGTTTTTTTTGTCGGCTTATTGCTGTTCGTTCCGCTTACACTGATTGGCGTATGGGACGTTACTCAAGTCAAACACAGCATCACTCGGAACTACCCGATCGCAGCCCACTTTCGTTTCATCTTCGAAGGCATTCGGCCTGAGATCAGGCAATATTTTGTTGAGAGTGACATTGATGGTCGTCCCTTCAACCGGGACCAACGCTCACTGGTCTACGAGAGAGCCAAAAACATTGCTGGCATAAAACCGTTTGGCACCGAGTTAGATGTCTACAGCAACGAATACGATTGGCTCAATCACTCGATGGCGCCAGAACAAAAGAGTGAGGAATTTTTTCGAACTCATGTTGGCGGGCCCGACTGCAAACACCCCTATTCATGCTCGCTGCTCAATGTGTCGGCGATGAGCTTTGGTGCGATTAGCCCGAATGCGATCATGGCGCTGAACCAGGGGGCTAAAAAAGGCAACTTCTACCATTGCACCGGCGAGGGTGGATTGAGTCCGTATCACCTGCGTTACGGAGGTGACCTCGTTTGGCAAATTGGTACAGGTTATTTCGGCTGCCGCGACAACCAGGGCCGTTTCGACCCAGATCTTTTCGCTGACCAATCCCAGGAAGAAGCAGTGAAGATGATTGAAATCAAGATATCGCAAGGAGCCAAGCCTGGACACGGCGGGGTATTACCCGCGGCGAAGATCACGCCAGAGATTTCCAAAACTCGCAAGGTGCCGATGGGACAGGATTGCATCTCGCCACCGAGTCACAGCGTTTTCCGAACTCCCCGCGGCCTCTGCGAATACGTCGCCCAACTGCGTGAACTTTCCCATGGCAAACCGATCGGATTCAAGCTCTGCCTCGGACATCCGGCAGAGTTCCTTAGCGTCTGCAAAGCGATGATCGACACGGGAATCTTACCGGACTTCATCACAGTTGACGGCGGCGAAGGCGGAACCGGTGCGGCTCCGATCGAGTTCTCGGACAGTATGGGCGTACCGCTACGCGGTGGACTGATGTTCGTTCACAACGCTCTTGTCGGTACTCGGCTTCGTGATCAAATCAGGATTGCTGCCTCAGGCAAAGTCACCTCGGCGTTCGGCATTGCCCGCAACTTGGCCATAGGGGCCGATTGGTGTAACGCAGCCCGCGGCTTCATGATGGCGGTAGGCTGCATCCAAGCGCAAACCTGCCACACGAACATGTGTCCGGTCGGCGTCGCGACTCAGGATCCCAGCCGCGAACGAGCCTTGCATGTGCCCGACAAGAGCGAACGCACCTTCCACTTCCATCAACAAACCATGGAAACACTCTCGGAAATAGTTGCGGCTGCCGGTCTCAAACATGCCAATCAATTACGTCCTCATCATGTCTGCTTGCGAACCAGTCAAACGCAAAGCCTTTCGTACGACGAAGCATTCCACTTCCTCGAACCGGGCGCCCTCCTCGACGGCACCAGCGAACACCCTTTAATTGAACGTCATTGGCAGCTCGCGTCGGCGGATTCGTTCCAGCCTATCCACAATTAA
- a CDS encoding NAD-dependent malic enzyme yields the protein MSPNHPNDTNTELTGAALIDNPLHNKGTAFSEQERRQFRLMGLLPPHIENLDAQVARSYEAFSDQENALEKHVFLRNLQDENETLFYRLLLDHVEEMMPIVYTPTVGLACQRFSHIYRRPRGLFIAYPNRDSLDEILQNIQRDISVIVVTDGERILGLGDQGAGGMGIPIGKLSLYTLCGGIHPAQTLPITLDLGTNNQERIDDPRYVGWRHERIKGKEYDEFIDQFVCAIRRRFPNVLLQWEDFASVDAAPILDRYRDQLCTFNDDIQGTAAVTTGTILAAVAAAGGELTDQRFVMLGAGSAGFGISSQLIRTLQHSGMSEADARKLFFVLDRNGLLHESRTDMDDLHQQLAQPQSNLKDWNCDTSGSISFSAVVENAKPTVLVGATGQQGAFNESVIREMAKHTKHPIIFPLSNPTSRAEATPSQLLEWTDGQAVIATGSPFAPVVYKGVTHTIAQCNNSYIFPAMGLGIIASQANRVTDKMFMVAAIALKETSPALTDPTASLLPSLSDVRSVMRKIGRTVAQQAIDDGVAPKVTTEELEAKIDQTMWVPEYTASTVGNPSSPHA from the coding sequence GTGAGCCCCAATCACCCAAACGACACGAATACTGAATTGACGGGTGCTGCGCTGATCGACAACCCACTCCACAACAAGGGAACCGCCTTCAGTGAACAGGAGCGCCGGCAATTCCGATTGATGGGACTCTTGCCGCCTCATATCGAGAACTTGGATGCGCAGGTCGCCAGGAGTTACGAAGCATTCAGCGACCAGGAAAACGCGCTGGAAAAACATGTTTTCCTGCGAAATCTCCAGGACGAAAACGAAACGCTTTTTTATCGGCTTCTGCTCGATCACGTCGAAGAAATGATGCCGATTGTCTACACGCCGACAGTCGGCCTTGCCTGCCAGAGATTCAGCCACATCTACCGCCGGCCCCGAGGCTTGTTCATCGCCTATCCGAATCGTGATTCGCTCGACGAAATTCTTCAGAACATCCAACGGGACATCAGCGTCATCGTGGTTACCGATGGCGAGCGAATCCTTGGACTGGGCGACCAGGGTGCTGGTGGCATGGGAATTCCAATTGGAAAGCTTTCCTTATACACGCTGTGCGGTGGGATCCATCCAGCGCAAACGCTCCCGATCACCTTGGACCTGGGGACCAACAACCAGGAAAGAATCGACGACCCTCGCTACGTCGGTTGGCGACATGAGCGCATCAAGGGCAAGGAATACGATGAGTTCATTGACCAATTTGTCTGCGCCATCCGGCGACGATTCCCCAATGTGTTACTCCAATGGGAAGATTTTGCTTCCGTCGACGCGGCTCCCATTCTGGATCGCTATCGAGATCAACTTTGCACCTTCAATGACGACATCCAAGGAACGGCGGCGGTTACCACGGGAACAATCCTGGCAGCCGTAGCAGCCGCGGGTGGAGAATTGACCGATCAACGTTTCGTGATGCTAGGCGCCGGCTCTGCCGGCTTCGGTATTTCGAGCCAGCTAATCCGGACCTTACAGCACTCGGGTATGAGTGAAGCTGACGCTCGCAAGCTATTCTTTGTACTCGACCGCAACGGCTTACTGCACGAGTCTCGCACCGACATGGATGACCTGCATCAACAACTTGCTCAACCGCAAAGCAACCTCAAAGATTGGAACTGCGATACGAGCGGCTCAATCTCCTTTTCTGCGGTTGTGGAGAATGCCAAACCCACGGTATTGGTGGGGGCCACGGGGCAACAAGGTGCCTTTAACGAATCAGTCATTCGAGAGATGGCGAAACACACCAAGCATCCGATCATCTTCCCGTTATCGAACCCAACCTCGCGAGCGGAAGCGACGCCCAGTCAACTTTTAGAATGGACCGATGGGCAAGCTGTCATTGCGACCGGCAGCCCCTTCGCCCCAGTGGTCTACAAGGGTGTCACCCATACGATTGCGCAATGTAACAACAGCTATATTTTCCCTGCGATGGGCCTGGGCATCATCGCTTCTCAAGCGAACCGGGTCACCGACAAAATGTTCATGGTGGCGGCGATTGCGTTGAAAGAAACATCACCGGCACTTACGGACCCCACCGCGTCACTCCTGCCGTCGCTGAGCGACGTTCGCAGTGTCATGCGAAAGATTGGCCGAACCGTCGCTCAACAAGCGATCGACGATGGAGTCGCCCCCAAAGTCACGACAGAGGAACTCGAAGCAAAGATCGACCAAACGATGTGGGTCCCCGAATACACCGCATCAACTGTCGGCAATCCAAGCTCGCCTCATGCGTGA
- a CDS encoding AMP-binding protein produces the protein MYHVDHAPIVSYLMTMVGPIPLVAVRDRAPVDSTDRTFDRLLASEPSFVPVPVGPHDPALILYTLSGTGKPKGAVHSHAYRGIHISGQIFDLSHESRVLVGKPTSHAGGLETQVVPTLLAGGEVTLTMKPIVADAVALIRKYQVTEYAMVAVTYWILSST, from the coding sequence GTGTATCACGTTGATCACGCCCCAATCGTCTCATACTTGATGACGATGGTTGGTCCGATACCTCTTGTTGCGGTGAGAGATCGTGCACCTGTCGATTCCACGGACAGGACGTTTGATCGTCTGCTCGCAAGCGAACCATCATTTGTTCCCGTCCCCGTGGGGCCGCATGATCCTGCTCTGATCCTTTACACCTTAAGCGGTACAGGGAAACCGAAAGGGGCGGTGCATTCGCATGCCTACCGCGGCATCCATATCTCAGGCCAAATCTTTGACCTTTCCCATGAGTCTCGTGTTCTTGTGGGGAAGCCGACCAGCCACGCGGGTGGGTTGGAAACACAGGTGGTGCCGACTTTGTTGGCTGGTGGAGAAGTCACATTGACGATGAAGCCAATCGTTGCAGATGCCGTGGCTTTGATTCGAAAGTATCAAGTTACGGAATACGCAATGGTGGCCGTGACTTATTGGATTTTGTCGAGTACTTAG
- a CDS encoding NAD(P)/FAD-dependent oxidoreductase, giving the protein MAVSSQPTPRVVVIGGGFGGINVAKRLKHAPVSVVLIDRRNYHLFQPLLYQVATAELEPASIAAPIRQILSKQSNVDVALGEITGVNLEDKVVLFDGGECKYDYLVIATGMQQSYFGHDEYRTAAPGLKSIDDALEIRRRVLLAFEEAEWEADEQARKAKLTFVVVGGGPTGVELAGAIMDVAAETLRKEFRQIKPKTARVIIVDGGKRLVAAMPEDLGQRAQQVLERMGIEIRLESRVTNVDSKGVVLGDERIEAENVFWAAGVQGQAFAKTLGVELDRAGRIVVGSDLSIPDHPEVFVVGDASLAPDAKTGNPVPGLAQGAIQGGRFVAKIIRNEVSSSASPTRPAFRYFNKGSMAMIGRGNAVAAIGKHHFSGFFGWLAWLLVHVMFLIGFGNKLLVMTEWFWNFVLGTRRAWLITADPPVEIKKLRRPTIKFDSPKKRDAKP; this is encoded by the coding sequence ATGGCCGTAAGTTCCCAACCAACTCCCCGTGTTGTGGTCATCGGAGGCGGATTTGGCGGTATCAACGTGGCGAAACGATTGAAACACGCGCCGGTGTCGGTCGTGCTCATCGATCGCCGCAATTACCATCTATTCCAGCCGCTACTCTATCAGGTGGCAACAGCGGAACTAGAACCTGCCAGTATTGCCGCACCGATCCGCCAAATTCTATCGAAGCAGTCGAATGTGGATGTGGCGTTGGGCGAAATCACCGGGGTGAACTTAGAAGACAAAGTAGTACTCTTCGATGGTGGTGAATGCAAATACGACTATTTAGTGATCGCCACTGGAATGCAACAGTCCTACTTTGGACATGATGAATATCGCACGGCTGCTCCCGGGCTAAAATCGATTGACGACGCGCTCGAAATCCGTCGGCGCGTGCTACTGGCGTTCGAAGAGGCAGAATGGGAGGCCGATGAGCAGGCTAGAAAAGCGAAGCTGACCTTCGTTGTTGTCGGTGGTGGGCCCACCGGGGTCGAGTTGGCTGGCGCGATCATGGACGTGGCTGCCGAAACCCTGCGGAAGGAGTTTCGCCAAATCAAGCCCAAAACAGCGCGTGTGATCATCGTGGATGGTGGCAAGCGATTAGTCGCGGCAATGCCCGAAGACTTAGGCCAGCGAGCCCAACAGGTCCTGGAACGAATGGGCATCGAGATTCGATTGGAAAGCCGAGTCACCAACGTTGACTCGAAAGGGGTCGTTCTTGGCGATGAGCGAATTGAAGCAGAAAACGTCTTCTGGGCAGCAGGCGTTCAGGGCCAAGCCTTCGCGAAGACGCTTGGTGTAGAACTCGATCGCGCCGGACGCATTGTAGTTGGATCTGACCTATCGATTCCCGATCACCCCGAGGTATTTGTCGTGGGGGACGCGTCGTTGGCTCCCGATGCAAAAACGGGAAATCCTGTACCAGGTCTCGCACAAGGCGCGATCCAAGGCGGTCGTTTTGTTGCGAAGATCATTCGCAACGAGGTGTCGAGTTCAGCTAGCCCCACACGACCCGCCTTTCGCTATTTCAACAAAGGCTCCATGGCGATGATCGGCCGTGGTAACGCCGTTGCGGCGATCGGCAAACATCATTTCAGCGGTTTTTTCGGATGGCTCGCATGGCTGCTCGTACATGTCATGTTCCTGATCGGGTTCGGTAACAAGTTGCTCGTGATGACCGAATGGTTTTGGAACTTTGTCTTAGGCACGCGACGCGCATGGCTGATTACGGCGGACCCGCCGGTTGAAATCAAAAAACTGCGAAGGCCAACCATCAAATTTGATTCCCCCAAAAAGCGTGACGCGAAGCCGTAG
- a CDS encoding DEAD/DEAH box helicase produces the protein MTQSQIDSTSKELGDKASAPLESLPSSDPTSPPLGETDSAPVTEPVGPTPAQESLEASSDQQDEKQPAAEKSASQAKEAAASVPNLEATTEEVSAEPASALENGFRKLGLRDDLVAAVEKSGYTTPTPIQSRTIPHLLKGRDVLGQAQTGTGKTAAFALPMLQRITVSKRKPQVLVLAPTRELAIQVAEAFEKYAGQMKGLRVVPIYGGQDYQIQFGQLRRGVHVIVGTPGRVMDHMRRGSLDLSELQCLILDEADEMLRMGFADDVEWVLTQTPDHRQMALFSATMPKQIRQIAQHHLKSPAEITIAQRTTTADTINQRYIVASPHVKRPALVRILEAEATDGVLVFVKTRSTTEPLADYLAAAGFRTAALNGDIAQKQRERIVDGLRGGRTDIIVATDVAARGLDVQRISHVINYDLPHDSEAYVHRIGRTGRAGRSGEAILFVHPRERRFLKRLEQTTRQPIEPMELPSNRAVNKQRVARFHERITKAIGNAELETFQAIIEHYQRDNDVPLELIAASLAFLANGETSLLLKNDLKPELLAAESRRDKGGKRFPKNGSSHDRRGPRRDAEEMNTYRIDVGRNHQVNPGNIVGAIANEAGIGSESIGKIKIYDQYSTVDLPRDVSSKTLSMLQSVMVSGRKLRIARFDSSEAPPTRFHGGEKSHYRSKPKSPKFKNAKSKAKKRKRSPSN, from the coding sequence ATGACGCAATCTCAAATTGATAGCACGTCCAAGGAATTAGGTGACAAAGCCTCTGCGCCGCTTGAGTCGCTTCCTTCCTCTGATCCGACATCCCCCCCTCTCGGAGAAACAGACTCGGCTCCGGTGACTGAGCCAGTTGGGCCTACTCCGGCTCAAGAGTCGCTTGAAGCTTCCAGCGACCAACAGGACGAGAAGCAGCCAGCCGCTGAAAAATCTGCTTCACAGGCTAAAGAAGCTGCCGCATCCGTTCCCAATCTCGAAGCGACCACCGAGGAGGTTTCGGCAGAGCCCGCTTCAGCGCTGGAGAACGGATTTCGCAAGCTGGGCCTTCGTGACGATTTGGTTGCCGCGGTGGAAAAGTCAGGATACACCACCCCAACCCCCATTCAGTCACGGACGATTCCGCACCTGCTCAAGGGGCGCGACGTGCTTGGCCAAGCCCAGACGGGCACCGGAAAAACGGCTGCGTTCGCTTTACCGATGCTACAACGAATCACGGTGTCGAAACGGAAACCTCAGGTGCTTGTCCTAGCGCCCACTCGAGAACTCGCAATCCAGGTTGCCGAAGCTTTCGAAAAATACGCCGGTCAGATGAAAGGACTGCGGGTAGTCCCCATCTATGGTGGGCAAGACTATCAAATCCAATTTGGGCAACTCCGGCGGGGAGTCCACGTCATTGTCGGCACACCTGGTCGCGTCATGGACCACATGCGTCGCGGTTCACTTGATCTCAGCGAATTACAATGCCTGATTCTCGACGAAGCCGATGAAATGCTTCGCATGGGATTTGCCGATGACGTGGAATGGGTGCTGACTCAAACGCCCGACCATCGACAAATGGCACTCTTTTCAGCGACCATGCCCAAACAAATTCGTCAAATCGCTCAACATCATTTGAAATCGCCTGCGGAAATCACGATTGCCCAACGGACCACGACCGCCGACACCATCAACCAGCGGTACATTGTCGCCTCCCCCCACGTGAAGCGACCGGCATTGGTGCGCATCCTCGAAGCAGAAGCAACCGACGGGGTACTCGTCTTCGTTAAGACGCGCAGCACCACCGAGCCGCTCGCCGACTATCTTGCAGCCGCGGGCTTCCGGACAGCTGCATTAAATGGCGACATCGCCCAAAAACAGCGTGAGCGAATTGTCGACGGACTTCGTGGCGGACGTACGGATATTATTGTGGCGACGGATGTTGCTGCCCGCGGATTGGACGTGCAACGGATCAGCCACGTCATTAACTATGATTTGCCCCATGATAGCGAAGCCTACGTTCATCGGATCGGACGAACAGGCCGAGCTGGACGCAGCGGCGAAGCCATCTTGTTCGTTCACCCGCGAGAACGTCGTTTCCTCAAACGGCTCGAACAAACAACCCGCCAACCGATCGAACCGATGGAGTTACCATCCAATCGAGCCGTGAACAAACAACGAGTCGCACGTTTTCACGAGCGCATCACCAAAGCGATTGGAAATGCGGAACTCGAGACGTTTCAGGCCATTATTGAGCACTACCAACGTGACAACGATGTGCCGCTTGAGTTGATCGCAGCGTCACTAGCCTTTCTCGCCAATGGAGAAACGTCGCTCCTACTTAAAAATGACCTTAAACCAGAACTGCTTGCCGCCGAGTCCCGCCGCGACAAAGGTGGAAAACGATTTCCCAAAAACGGCTCTTCCCACGACCGACGGGGTCCCCGACGTGACGCTGAGGAGATGAACACCTATCGAATCGACGTGGGTCGCAACCATCAAGTCAATCCAGGAAACATTGTCGGCGCTATCGCCAACGAAGCCGGCATCGGTAGTGAATCGATTGGAAAGATTAAGATCTACGACCAGTACAGCACCGTTGATCTCCCCCGCGACGTGTCCAGCAAAACACTCAGCATGTTGCAATCCGTCATGGTTTCAGGCCGTAAACTACGAATTGCTCGCTTTGACTCCAGCGAAGCGCCTCCCACTCGTTTCCACGGTGGAGAAAAATCGCACTATCGATCGAAGCCGAAAAGCCCCAAGTTCAAAAACGCCAAGTCAAAGGCAAAAAAACGCAAGCGGTCGCCCTCCAACTAG
- a CDS encoding cold shock domain-containing protein, with amino-acid sequence MPQGVIKKLVSDKGFGFIAGDNGEYFFHHSAVEGEGFESLREGQAVEYQEGMGPKGPRAENVTAI; translated from the coding sequence ATGCCTCAAGGCGTAATCAAAAAGCTCGTATCGGACAAAGGTTTCGGATTCATCGCGGGCGACAACGGTGAATACTTCTTTCACCACTCGGCTGTCGAAGGTGAAGGCTTTGAATCTCTTCGCGAAGGCCAAGCGGTTGAGTATCAGGAAGGCATGGGACCGAAGGGCCCTCGAGCTGAGAACGTCACCGCGATCTAA
- a CDS encoding glycerol-3-phosphate dehydrogenase/oxidase, with product MKRAKMLERLSSESFDIIVIGGGATGLGVAVDAASRGYTVALLEAHDFAKATSSRSTKLVHGGVRYLEQLNFSLVVEALRERGIMYRNAPHLVSNLAFIVPRYHWWEGPFYGIGLKLYDTLAGKLNIENSRFLDREETIQLIPNVQQEDLIGGIKYHDGQFDDARMAITLARTAADHGAAIANYLRVTGFIKEQGRLTGVHVQDELGSSEFDLRGKVIINATGIFSDQIRQLDDPQANEMIEPAQGVHLVLDRSFQPGDNAIMVPHTDDGRVLFVIPWHERVIVGTTDTPMKKAELEPRALPDELEFILRNAARYMERDPGLEDILSVFAGQRPLVHPGGRSGNSKSVSRNHEVYVSESGLVTISGGKWTTYRKMAEDTLTHAIKVGQLTPQPCVTEDLHLHGYLSREELPSQDHLHVYGREASEVVALANSVPALKEPIHPRLPYSGAEIVWAVRHEMACQLEDVLARRTRSLLLDAQASAEAAERSAALMAAELGYDQQWIDSEVTNYRELTRGYLPSAVH from the coding sequence ATGAAGCGTGCGAAAATGCTTGAACGATTGAGCTCCGAATCGTTTGACATCATCGTGATTGGTGGCGGAGCCACCGGATTAGGCGTCGCGGTTGACGCGGCCAGCCGCGGTTACACCGTGGCGTTGCTGGAGGCCCATGACTTTGCCAAGGCGACGTCCAGCCGCAGTACAAAGTTGGTTCACGGTGGCGTCCGCTACCTTGAGCAGCTGAATTTCTCACTGGTTGTTGAAGCGTTGCGAGAACGCGGAATCATGTATCGCAACGCCCCCCACTTGGTCAGCAATCTTGCGTTTATTGTCCCTCGTTACCATTGGTGGGAGGGGCCATTTTATGGGATCGGCTTGAAGCTCTATGACACCCTCGCCGGGAAGTTGAATATCGAGAACAGTCGTTTTCTTGATCGCGAAGAAACCATTCAACTCATCCCGAATGTCCAACAGGAAGATTTGATTGGCGGCATCAAGTATCACGACGGTCAATTTGACGACGCTCGCATGGCGATCACCCTCGCCCGCACAGCCGCCGACCACGGCGCCGCAATTGCCAACTATCTCCGCGTGACCGGCTTCATAAAAGAACAAGGACGCTTGACCGGCGTTCATGTCCAGGATGAACTCGGTAGCTCTGAATTCGATCTGCGCGGTAAAGTCATAATTAATGCGACTGGTATTTTCTCGGATCAGATTCGCCAACTGGATGATCCGCAAGCCAATGAAATGATCGAGCCCGCTCAAGGCGTCCATTTGGTACTTGATCGATCGTTTCAACCTGGTGACAACGCAATCATGGTCCCCCACACGGACGACGGACGAGTTCTGTTTGTGATTCCGTGGCACGAGCGAGTAATTGTGGGCACAACCGATACCCCAATGAAAAAAGCGGAATTGGAACCTCGTGCGCTTCCAGACGAGCTCGAGTTTATCTTGCGCAATGCAGCTCGGTACATGGAACGAGATCCTGGGCTCGAAGATATCCTGAGCGTTTTTGCCGGCCAGCGTCCGCTCGTGCATCCGGGTGGAAGATCCGGAAATAGCAAGTCGGTATCGCGTAACCATGAGGTCTATGTAAGCGAGAGCGGTTTAGTCACCATTTCCGGCGGCAAATGGACGACCTATCGAAAAATGGCCGAGGACACGCTAACCCATGCAATCAAGGTCGGCCAACTGACTCCTCAACCGTGCGTCACAGAAGACCTGCATCTTCACGGCTATCTTTCGCGGGAGGAGTTGCCATCCCAAGACCATCTTCATGTGTACGGCAGGGAAGCGTCCGAAGTGGTGGCTCTGGCGAATAGCGTCCCCGCGTTGAAGGAGCCCATTCACCCGCGGTTGCCCTATTCGGGTGCGGAGATCGTTTGGGCTGTTCGGCATGAAATGGCCTGTCAGCTCGAAGATGTGTTAGCAAGAAGGACTCGTTCGCTGCTGCTAGATGCTCAGGCTTCGGCCGAAGCGGCTGAAAGGTCGGCCGCTCTGATGGCAGCCGAACTAGGATACGACCAACAATGGATTGATTCGGAAGTCACGAATTACCGCGAGCTAACTCGAGGCTACCTGCCCTCGGCCGTCCACTGA
- a CDS encoding sterol desaturase family protein — protein MQDFIHFFETMSSVYRSGALVIGLVLFWVVEGAVPLFNAGYPRLHHAALNIFLTLMQLVLAFAFGIFVLQAASYTSEHHFGLLYLVNLPLWLHALLGILLLDFCGGYSIHRLEHHFSLLWRFHIIHHTDKHVDVTTGLRHHPAETIFRLSSQLFAVWVGGIPIGVIFLYQMASVFFTQWTHANLRSNRRLDHLLSYLFVTPNMHKVHHHHEKPLTDMNYGNVFSIWDRLFGTFAEVDPATLHYGIDSLPDAADHDKLSRLLLMPFRRRNKPKPTDL, from the coding sequence ATGCAGGACTTCATCCATTTTTTCGAGACGATGTCCAGTGTGTATCGTTCGGGTGCACTCGTTATCGGCCTTGTCCTGTTTTGGGTTGTCGAAGGCGCGGTGCCCCTGTTCAACGCCGGCTATCCTCGCCTTCATCATGCGGCTTTGAATATTTTCTTAACGCTAATGCAGCTTGTGCTTGCCTTCGCCTTTGGCATTTTCGTTTTACAAGCCGCCAGTTATACAAGCGAGCATCACTTCGGATTACTTTATCTTGTCAATCTACCACTCTGGCTGCATGCTCTGCTGGGAATTTTGCTGCTGGATTTCTGCGGTGGATATTCGATTCATCGGCTGGAACATCATTTTTCTCTTTTATGGCGTTTTCATATCATTCATCACACGGATAAACATGTCGACGTCACGACAGGCCTTCGCCATCACCCGGCTGAGACAATCTTCCGGCTATCATCTCAACTGTTCGCGGTTTGGGTGGGCGGAATTCCCATCGGCGTCATATTCCTCTACCAGATGGCATCCGTCTTCTTCACTCAATGGACGCACGCTAACCTGCGATCCAATCGAAGACTTGACCATCTTCTCTCCTATTTGTTTGTGACCCCCAATATGCACAAAGTGCATCATCATCACGAAAAACCACTGACCGACATGAACTATGGCAACGTGTTTTCAATTTGGGATCGCCTGTTCGGAACGTTTGCAGAGGTCGATCCGGCAACACTTCATTACGGAATCGACAGTCTCCCCGACGCGGCCGACCACGACAAGTTGTCACGCTTGCTCCTCATGCCATTTCGTCGACGAAACAAGCCAAAGCCCACCGACCTCTAA
- a CDS encoding DUF1571 domain-containing protein: MRLFLVAVFALTPCLILTANADETQIHSMEELLQIASRREQEIRKTVQDYTCLIVKRERIDGKLQETRFIEARVRPESDRNGHTSPLAVRLTFRAPKQIVGRTVLFVEGENDGKMIVKRGGRRLSNVTVKVDPDSEIARNETLMQITHLGFDGMVGELVSQIRKDIAADPSGNNTILNLKREATINKRPCTAIEIVHPQREKGLLYHKAQFFIDNEFHLPVRVAAYDWPKSDEAKPKLMAEFTYTKVKINVGLSDAEFDPEVLKTASRK; encoded by the coding sequence ATGCGTTTATTCTTAGTAGCTGTATTTGCGCTGACCCCCTGTTTGATCCTTACCGCGAATGCGGATGAGACTCAAATTCACTCGATGGAAGAGCTGCTGCAAATTGCCAGTCGGCGCGAGCAGGAAATTCGAAAAACAGTCCAAGATTACACCTGCTTGATTGTCAAACGCGAACGCATCGATGGCAAACTACAAGAGACTCGTTTTATTGAAGCGAGGGTCCGCCCTGAATCGGATCGAAACGGCCACACATCTCCCCTTGCTGTTCGACTGACCTTTCGAGCCCCCAAACAAATAGTGGGACGCACCGTTCTTTTTGTCGAGGGGGAAAACGACGGCAAAATGATCGTCAAACGAGGAGGACGACGGCTAAGCAATGTCACGGTCAAAGTCGATCCCGACAGTGAAATCGCCAGAAACGAAACTTTAATGCAGATCACTCATCTTGGCTTCGATGGTATGGTCGGGGAACTCGTTTCACAAATCCGCAAGGATATCGCCGCCGACCCGTCCGGCAACAACACCATCCTCAACCTTAAACGGGAAGCCACCATCAACAAGCGTCCCTGTACGGCGATCGAAATCGTGCATCCCCAACGAGAAAAAGGGCTGCTTTACCACAAGGCGCAATTCTTCATTGACAACGAATTCCACTTGCCCGTGCGTGTTGCCGCTTACGATTGGCCCAAGTCAGATGAAGCCAAACCCAAACTGATGGCCGAATTCACCTACACGAAGGTGAAAATCAATGTCGGACTCAGCGACGCTGAGTTCGACCCTGAAGTCTTGAAGACCGCCTCGCGCAAATAG